tttttccttatACTGACTTGTCTGTTTTTCTCAACGCACTCTCTGCCTCTCTTCCTCTTCCGTACATGCAAAATACACATATATCATACCGTTAACAACATCAGTCCGATAACGTCATTTCTGTTTGTGAATCCGGTTTACGATGacgtaaaatgatatatcttgtaaaaaCGGAGAAAATTTTTCTTCAGGGATCCCTGCCTTTGGTCCTAATGTTCGACCTTCCTGAAGACTCGATGTCTTCGGTAGATAGCGAGAACGTTTCCCAACTAATGCAGTCGTTGGACGTGTTCATAAACGTGAGGCACAAGCCGAAGCAGAGTACACTTTCCGTGATCATCAAAGGAATCGAACGAAACGCTAGCAATATTTACGAAGCGAGGAAACAGCTTTTAGGCCTGGACGAACCCAGAGTGCATGCCGAGATACCGGCTACCTATCACATTCCAAACGCTGGTAATATTTTCCAAGGAAACTCTACTGGCAATGGCTCCAGTGAGTATAATCCAGTGAGATTTCACTGACTCGTTCAGCGATACGCTTTCTAACGATTCGTCAAGTCGATGAAATGTTAATGATTAATCTATCGTGGAAATATGATTCGTAGGTCCCAATAGTTTAGTCAGCAGTCTATCGGACAATTTGTCGAGCATATTAACGGTGAATACACAGAATTCTCCATACTGCGTGTCGCCTGTTCCTCATTCGCCAAATCCGATGGCCTTGTCGCCTCATTGGGGTCATTTACCACCATTACCGTCCATCTTTTCTCCACTGCCGCTTCATCACTCTTATCCATATCCACACCTTAATCACCTGTTGACGACGCAGCACGTAATGCATAACAACGCGATGCCTCCTCATTCGCATGGACTGCAAAATCACGCTTTTACCGGTATCGGACAACTTCATTCGAACGGGCCTGTAGGCTTTCACAGTACTCACGGATTGAACGGTAATTCGTTAGTGGAAAGCAAGGAAGGTAGCGGtgagttttatcatttttcttattttctcacattcgatatatatttttaagtgtGATTGCTTTTACGACCCGCTATGttctttctattaaaaatattttctcttatttttgtttAACCGCAGCTTATTCGTCGTTGAGCAGCGTTTCCAGTTCTCTATCTAGTCCAGCTATCAGTCCGCGTAACATATCTCCGGTCAATCCTATCGAGAGTAGTCATAATATAGGTGAGTGTTCGACAAACGCCCCCCTTGAAATTGACAGAAGATTATCATTCTGGATTGGACTTTTTCGTTCGACAGATTTATCCAGCATGTTGTCCGATCTTACGGTACCCGATCGTCGTGCGCCGGGTTGTGAGAAGAAATCGCTGGAAATGGCTGTGCAACAGAATCTCGTTCCCTTCGATTACGAGCAGAAAAAGATACTAGCGGCGAAAGTGATTCAAGGGAAACCAAGTACCAACGATTATCGTGTTCCTACTTCCGCTTGGTCCGGCTACGGACTCAGTCAATCCATTCCTCCCATAAATACGGGCGACATAAAGAAGGTAAGCGTACCTCTTTTAACCAAAGTGTCATCATTAGATGTCGATACAAATCGGTGAATCGAAAACAATATTGGCAAGTTCCTTTTAGCCGCAGGAATCTACCACCTCCCATCCATCTGATTTATGGAAGGAACCAACGACGCCGGTATTCAGCAGAGAGATTGACTTTGGAATCGGATCCGGTAAAGACCGCGTTGGACAGATCGGCTTAAGTTCCAACTACATGGAGCATACGCCCACTTCGCATTTGAACAAAATCACATCCCATCGGTACGACGACTTAACTAGCATGTTGGTTAGCGTCGGATTGGAAAAGTATATTCGTaagtaaaattgttatttgCTGAATTTTTGGGTCTGTAACTTTTGGCTTTTGCTCGTTAATCGGCCTCGACGCTAAATATACGTACGGAAACGTGAGATTTCCTGTAAGCGTTAAATGCGTAGATCTGATGTGCATGTGGCGGCTAAAAATcgcttataataataatacaacgtCGCGTTTTAACGCTAACGTTCAATGCTTATGGTAAATCCCATCTTCGTCTTGCTTGCTCACCTGCTCGCTCACGTTGTCCTATACCGTTGCTTATTTTCTGTTTGCTAGGCCTGTTCACATCTCACGAAGTGGACATGGCTACATTTCCATCTCTGACGGAAAAAGATCTATGCGAAATCGGGATAACCGCTTGGGGTGCAAGGCgtaaaataatgttattaatcGCTGGTACGTAAACGTCTATCTCATTGGTAGCGATTTCGTAcgtcaattaattttaatactcaCCCGAACATCTGTACGTTTTCAGAAATGAACAAACGTACTAGTCCATTCTGTGGTAGCGCTGCTCCTGGTGCGGAACGCAAAACGACCACGTCGTCGACCTCGTCGTCGATGGAGAAATGCAATCTGGATACCAAATGGTAGTAGGGACGAAACATGTCACGAGTCTCGCAAAATTCGTGAGAACGAATACAAAGAATTTAGACAGGACCGCGTCGTACTTAAAATTAGCCTCGCGTTCGCACGCAGACTCGATTGCGTTTCATGATGCTCGAACGAGAATCGAAATCGAGATCGAAATCAAATCACGCGAGCCCTTTCGCCGACTCGACAGTAGGATCAAGTTATAATTAGTATGTTAATTTGCGATTCTAGGCACCGAAAGAATAGGCGGATGATTCT
This DNA window, taken from Bombus terrestris chromosome 3, iyBomTerr1.2, whole genome shotgun sequence, encodes the following:
- the LOC100642983 gene encoding protein bicaudal C homolog 1-B isoform X6, producing MKLDVSYTDHSHIIGKGGLTIKRVMEETGCHIHFPDSNRSNHQEKSNQVSIAGEMEGVERARARVRNLTPLIFSFELPIMSASQTVPDSTSPYVVKIQEKYNVQVMFRTRPKLHATLVVVKGCEWEVSQVKEATVLLIHYMCQNLASQIQVQMSMEISPQHHSIVLGKQSSNLKMIMQRTGTQIMFPDAGDPNIPSLKKSNVTITGGIHNVYLARQQLVGSLPLVLMFDLPEDSMSSVDSENVSQLMQSLDVFINVRHKPKQSTLSVIIKGIERNASNIYEARKQLLGLDEPRVHAEIPATYHIPNAGNIFQGNSTGNGSSPNSLVSSLSDNLSSILTVNTQNSPYCVSPVPHSPNPMALSPHWGHLPPLPSIFSPLPLHHSYPYPHLNHLLTTQHVMHNNAMPPHSHGLQNHAFTGIGQLHSNGPVGFHSTHGLNGNSLVESKEGSAYSSLSSVSSSLSSPAISPRNISPVNPIESSHNIDLSSMLSDLTVPDRRAPGCEKKSLEMAVQQNLVPFDYEQKKILAAKVIQGKPSTNDYRVPTSAWSGYGLSQSIPPINTGDIKKPQESTTSHPSDLWKEPTTPVFSREIDFGIGSGKDRVGQIGLSSNYMEHTPTSHLNKITSHRYDDLTSMLVSVGLEKYIRLFTSHEVDMATFPSLTEKDLCEIGITAWGARRKIMLLIAEMNKRTSPFCGSAAPGAERKTTTSSTSSSMEKCNLDTKW
- the LOC100642983 gene encoding protein bicaudal C homolog 1-B isoform X2 yields the protein MRPDEVIQNERKATETMSETSEGTMTTSVSGKSGFESRQELFDIAAVLGIGNPDDLLQERFRVDRRKLEQMLLGDNDAPKLADTFFHNIMEETNTFVTWPSRLKIGAKSKKDPHIKVAGRPDDVRAAKEKIMEILDTRQSNRVTMKLDVSYTDHSHIIGKGGLTIKRVMEETGCHIHFPDSNRSNHQEKSNQVSIAGEMEGVERARARVRNLTPLIFSFELPIMSASQTVPDSTSPYVVKIQEKYNVQVMFRTRPKLHATLVVVKGCEWEVSQVKEATVLLIHYMCQNLASQIQVQMSMEISPQHHSIVLGKQSSNLKMIMQRTGTQIMFPDAGDPNIPSLKKSNVTITGGIHNVYLARQQLVGSLPLVLMFDLPEDSMSSVDSENVSQLMQSLDVFINVRHKPKQSTLSVIIKGIERNASNIYEARKQLLGLDEPRVHAEIPATYHIPNAGNIFQGNSTGNGSSPNSLVSSLSDNLSSILTVNTQNSPYCVSPVPHSPNPMALSPHWGHLPPLPSIFSPLPLHHSYPYPHLNHLLTTQHVMHNNAMPPHSHGLQNHAFTGIGQLHSNGPVGFHSTHGLNGNSLVESKEGSAYSSLSSVSSSLSSPAISPRNISPVNPIESSHNIDLSSMLSDLTVPDRRAPGCEKKSLEMAVQQNLVPFDYEQKKILAAKVIQGKPSTNDYRVPTSAWSGYGLSQSIPPINTGDIKKESTTSHPSDLWKEPTTPVFSREIDFGIGSGKDRVGQIGLSSNYMEHTPTSHLNKITSHRYDDLTSMLVSVGLEKYIRLFTSHEVDMATFPSLTEKDLCEIGITAWGARRKIMLLIAEMNKRTSPFCGSAAPGAERKTTTSSTSSSMEKCNLDTKW
- the LOC100642983 gene encoding protein bicaudal C homolog 1-B isoform X3; the protein is MRPDEVIQNERKATETMSETSEGTMTTSVSGKSGFESRQELFDIAAVLGIGNPDDLLQERFRVDRRKLEQMLLGDNDAPKLADTFFHNIMEETNTFVTWPSRLKIGAKSKKDPHIKVAGRPDDVRAAKEKIMEILDTRQSNRVTMKLDVSYTDHSHIIGKGGLTIKRVMEETGCHIHFPDSNRSNHQEKSNQVSIAGEMEGVERARARVRNLTPLIFSFELPIMSASQTVPDSTSPYVVKIQEKYNVQVMFRTRPKLHATLVVVKGCEWEVSQVKEATVLLIHYMCQNLASQIQVQMSMEISPQHHSIVLGKQSSNLKMIMQRTGTQIMFPDAGDPNIPSLKKSNVTITGGIHNVYLARQQLVGSLPLVLMFDLPEDSMSSVDSENVSQLMQSLDVFINVRHKPKQSTLSVIIKGIERNASNIYEARKQLLGLDEPRVHAEIPATYHIPNAGNIFQGNSTGNGSSPNSLVSSLSDNLSSILTVNTQNSPYCVSPVPHSPNPMALSPHWGHLPPLPSIFSPLPLHHSYPYPHLNHLLTTQHVMHNNAMPPHSHGLQNHAFTGIGQLHSNGPVGFHSTHGLNGNSLVESKEGSAYSSLSSVSSSLSSPAISPRNISPVNPIESSHNIDLSSMLSDLTVPDRRAPGCEKKSLEMAVQQNLVPFDYEQKKILAAKVIQGKPSTNDYRVPTSAWSGYGLSQSIPPINTGDIKKPQESTTSHPSDLWKEPTTPVFSREIDFGIGSGKDRVGQIGLSSNYMEHTPTSHLNKITSHRYDDLTSMLVSVGLEKYIQMNKRTSPFCGSAAPGAERKTTTSSTSSSMEKCNLDTKW
- the LOC100642983 gene encoding protein bicaudal C homolog 1-B isoform X4, translating into MTVIMEETNTFVTWPSRLKIGAKSKKDPHIKVAGRPDDVRAAKEKIMEILDTRQSNRVTMKLDVSYTDHSHIIGKGGLTIKRVMEETGCHIHFPDSNRSNHQEKSNQVSIAGEMEGVERARARVRNLTPLIFSFELPIMSASQTVPDSTSPYVVKIQEKYNVQVMFRTRPKLHATLVVVKGCEWEVSQVKEATVLLIHYMCQNLASQIQVQMSMEISPQHHSIVLGKQSSNLKMIMQRTGTQIMFPDAGDPNIPSLKKSNVTITGGIHNVYLARQQLVGSLPLVLMFDLPEDSMSSVDSENVSQLMQSLDVFINVRHKPKQSTLSVIIKGIERNASNIYEARKQLLGLDEPRVHAEIPATYHIPNAGNIFQGNSTGNGSSPNSLVSSLSDNLSSILTVNTQNSPYCVSPVPHSPNPMALSPHWGHLPPLPSIFSPLPLHHSYPYPHLNHLLTTQHVMHNNAMPPHSHGLQNHAFTGIGQLHSNGPVGFHSTHGLNGNSLVESKEGSAYSSLSSVSSSLSSPAISPRNISPVNPIESSHNIDLSSMLSDLTVPDRRAPGCEKKSLEMAVQQNLVPFDYEQKKILAAKVIQGKPSTNDYRVPTSAWSGYGLSQSIPPINTGDIKKPQESTTSHPSDLWKEPTTPVFSREIDFGIGSGKDRVGQIGLSSNYMEHTPTSHLNKITSHRYDDLTSMLVSVGLEKYIRLFTSHEVDMATFPSLTEKDLCEIGITAWGARRKIMLLIAEMNKRTSPFCGSAAPGAERKTTTSSTSSSMEKCNLDTKW
- the LOC100642983 gene encoding protein bicaudal C homolog 1-B isoform X1, with the translated sequence MRPDEVIQNERKATETMSETSEGTMTTSVSGKSGFESRQELFDIAAVLGIGNPDDLLQERFRVDRRKLEQMLLGDNDAPKLADTFFHNIMEETNTFVTWPSRLKIGAKSKKDPHIKVAGRPDDVRAAKEKIMEILDTRQSNRVTMKLDVSYTDHSHIIGKGGLTIKRVMEETGCHIHFPDSNRSNHQEKSNQVSIAGEMEGVERARARVRNLTPLIFSFELPIMSASQTVPDSTSPYVVKIQEKYNVQVMFRTRPKLHATLVVVKGCEWEVSQVKEATVLLIHYMCQNLASQIQVQMSMEISPQHHSIVLGKQSSNLKMIMQRTGTQIMFPDAGDPNIPSLKKSNVTITGGIHNVYLARQQLVGSLPLVLMFDLPEDSMSSVDSENVSQLMQSLDVFINVRHKPKQSTLSVIIKGIERNASNIYEARKQLLGLDEPRVHAEIPATYHIPNAGNIFQGNSTGNGSSPNSLVSSLSDNLSSILTVNTQNSPYCVSPVPHSPNPMALSPHWGHLPPLPSIFSPLPLHHSYPYPHLNHLLTTQHVMHNNAMPPHSHGLQNHAFTGIGQLHSNGPVGFHSTHGLNGNSLVESKEGSAYSSLSSVSSSLSSPAISPRNISPVNPIESSHNIDLSSMLSDLTVPDRRAPGCEKKSLEMAVQQNLVPFDYEQKKILAAKVIQGKPSTNDYRVPTSAWSGYGLSQSIPPINTGDIKKPQESTTSHPSDLWKEPTTPVFSREIDFGIGSGKDRVGQIGLSSNYMEHTPTSHLNKITSHRYDDLTSMLVSVGLEKYIRLFTSHEVDMATFPSLTEKDLCEIGITAWGARRKIMLLIAEMNKRTSPFCGSAAPGAERKTTTSSTSSSMEKCNLDTKW
- the LOC100642983 gene encoding protein bicaudal C homolog 1-B isoform X5; translation: MTVIMEETNTFVTWPSRLKIGAKSKKDPHIKVAGRPDDVRAAKEKIMEILDTRQSNRVTMKLDVSYTDHSHIIGKGGLTIKRVMEETGCHIHFPDSNRSNHQEKSNQVSIAGEMEGVERARARVRNLTPLIFSFELPIMSASQTVPDSTSPYVVKIQEKYNVQVMFRTRPKLHATLVVVKGCEWEVSQVKEATVLLIHYMCQNLASQIQVQMSMEISPQHHSIVLGKQSSNLKMIMQRTGTQIMFPDAGDPNIPSLKKSNVTITGGIHNVYLARQQLVGSLPLVLMFDLPEDSMSSVDSENVSQLMQSLDVFINVRHKPKQSTLSVIIKGIERNASNIYEARKQLLGLDEPRVHAEIPATYHIPNAGNIFQGNSTGNGSSPNSLVSSLSDNLSSILTVNTQNSPYCVSPVPHSPNPMALSPHWGHLPPLPSIFSPLPLHHSYPYPHLNHLLTTQHVMHNNAMPPHSHGLQNHAFTGIGQLHSNGPVGFHSTHGLNGNSLVESKEGSAYSSLSSVSSSLSSPAISPRNISPVNPIESSHNIDLSSMLSDLTVPDRRAPGCEKKSLEMAVQQNLVPFDYEQKKILAAKVIQGKPSTNDYRVPTSAWSGYGLSQSIPPINTGDIKKESTTSHPSDLWKEPTTPVFSREIDFGIGSGKDRVGQIGLSSNYMEHTPTSHLNKITSHRYDDLTSMLVSVGLEKYIRLFTSHEVDMATFPSLTEKDLCEIGITAWGARRKIMLLIAEMNKRTSPFCGSAAPGAERKTTTSSTSSSMEKCNLDTKW